A region from the Acyrthosiphon pisum isolate AL4f chromosome A1, pea_aphid_22Mar2018_4r6ur, whole genome shotgun sequence genome encodes:
- the LOC100169504 gene encoding tyrosine-protein kinase CSK, whose product MDHGYQNTGRTHFGTTPQQLVTHSFCDRASPVSPVTNIGSYSSFVQHVKDDNNMNSLQRKAQVKLNAMPWFHGKISREMAEDLLTPKENGLFLVRESTNYPGDYTLCVCYIGKVEHYRVKYKDNQLTIDDEEFFENLSQLVEHYQKDADGLCTQLTKSLPKKGKQEFCIDTKSFIDAGWVIQEQELQLNETIGKGEFGDVLLGVYRGEKVAVKMLKDSSVEAQKFLTEALLMTSLRHENLVELLGLVLNEKHLLLVTEYMGKGSLVEYLRSRGRLHVTKKDQINFAVDTCSGMEYLEFRKVVHRDLAARNVLISEAGVAKVADFGLAREENYIVDAGKLPIKWTAPEALRQGVFSNKSDMWSFGVLLWEIYSFGRVPYSRIPLIDVVKHVEKGYRMEAPECCPPEIYEIMRQAWDLFPERRPTFKDVKTKLAQLKVVTIN is encoded by the exons ATGGATCACGGGTATCAAAATACCGGCAGAACCCAT TTTGGAACAACTCCTCAACAATTGGTTACACACTCGTTTTGCGACAGAGCTTCGCCAGTATCACCCGTCACAAACATCGGAAGTTACTCTTCATTTGTTCAACACGTAAAAGATGACAACAATATGAATTCGTTACAACGCAAAGCACAAGTGAAATTAAATGCCATGCC ATGGTTTCATGGAAAAATATCAAGAGAGATGGCTGAAGATTTACTAACACCAAAAGAAAATGGTCTATTTCTGGTTAGAGAATCTACTAACTATCCGGGAGATTATACACTTTGTGTTTGTTACATTGGTAAAGTGGAACATTACAGAGTTAAGTATAAAGACAACCAACTTACAATCGATGATGaagaattttttgaaaatctatcCCAATTAGTCGAA caCTACCAAAAAGATGCTGATGGCCTATGTACACAATTAACTAAGAGTCTACCTAAAAAAGGCAAACAAGAATTTTGTATTGATACCAAATCTTTTATTGATGCCGGATGGGTTATCCAAGAACAGGAATTACAG TTAAACGAAACCATTGGCAAAGGGGAATTTGGTGATGTATTATTAGGAGTGTACAGAGGAGAAAAAGTAGCtgttaaaatgttgaaagaCTCTAGCGTAGAAGCCCAAAAATTCCTAACAGAAGCTTTACTTATGac GTCTTTGAGGCATGAAAATTTGGTTGAACTTCTTGGACTTGTATTgaatgaaaaacatttattgcTAGTTACTGAATACATGGGTAAAGGTAGTCTTGTTGAATATTTACGATCAAGAGGAAGACTTCATGTCACCAAAAAAGATCAAATCAATTTTGCTGT tgatacgTGTAGCGGTATGGAGTATTTAGAGTTCAGAAAAGTAGTGCATAGAGATTTAGCAGCTCGAAATGTTTTAATATCAGAAGCCGGAGTAGCTAAAGTAGCTGATTTTGGATTGGCACGtgaagaaaattatattgtggATGCTGGAAAATTGCCCATCAAGTGGACTGCCCCTGAAGCACTTAGACAAGGA GTGTTCTCAAATAAATCAGATATGTGGAGTTTTGGAGTTCTATTATGGGAAATTTATTCTTTTGGTCGAGTTCCTTACTCTAGAATA CCATTAATTGATGTAGTAAAGCATGTAGAAAAAGGATATCGTATGGAAGCTCCTGAGTGTTGTCCTCCAGAAATATATGAAATCATGAGACAA gcATGGGACTTATTTCCTGAACGAAGACCTACGTTTAAGGATGTTAAGACCAAACTAGCACAATTAAAAGTTGTAACTATTAACTAA
- the LOC100166107 gene encoding helix-loop-helix protein 1, with translation MDFLPCGMYSMADSTLPDSVDGHGSLTKKSREKSTVTGMATLTREERRRRRRATQKYRMAHATRERVRVEAFNVAFGELRKLLPTIPPDKKLSKIEILRLAICYIMYLNQFLET, from the exons ATGGATTTTTTACCTTGCGGTATGTACTCAATGGCGGATTCGACGCTCCCAGACTCCGTGGACGGACACGGTTCACTTACGAAAAAAAG CCGCGAAAAAAGTACGGTGACGGGAATGGCCACCTTGACTAGGGAAGAACGGCGGAGAAGACGGCGGGCCACCCAAAAATACAGAATGGCTCATGCTACACGCGAGCGAGTTAGAGTCGAGGCGTTCAACGTGGCATTCGGTGAATTGCGGAAACTTTTGCCCACGATACCGCCCGACAAGAAATTGTCGAAAATCGAAATATTGAGGCTCGCCATATGttacataatgtatttaaatcaatttttggaAACGTAA